Proteins encoded together in one Abyssibacter profundi window:
- a CDS encoding amidohydrolase family protein, producing MSRTHLHIALACASGLALGSASAAEPLAIAGATVHSLGEAGTLDRATVLIRDGKIAALGPKLAVSDDTHRIEGKGKVVTPGLFDALSDLGTEEVELVAGTVDSAAESAHLGAAFDITGAINPRSTLFPINRIEGVTRAMVAPSSPSAWLSTPDGSLFAGRGSIVHLAAARDVVLKPRAALFVTLGEHGADFAGGSRAGTLGQLREALEDAQAWAALPESQQAVANPGYAVRRPAREVLQQALSGDLPVVARVDRASDIQAVLDLGEAFGLRLIIAGGTEAWMLADALANASVPVILDPTANLPANFEQLGARADAAAILHRAGVLIAITQDGESHQSRNIRQLAGNAVAHGLDWDAALAAITVNPAKIYGLQHAQAGVMPGQRAHVVVWSGDPLELTTAAEAVIIEGRLQSMTSRQTLLRDRYLKTDDPWPPAYRQPSSP from the coding sequence GTGAGCCGCACCCACTTGCATATCGCACTGGCCTGCGCCTCCGGTCTGGCCCTGGGTAGCGCCAGCGCCGCCGAGCCTCTGGCCATTGCCGGAGCAACCGTGCACAGCCTGGGCGAAGCCGGCACCCTGGACCGGGCCACCGTGCTAATCCGCGACGGCAAGATTGCCGCTCTTGGACCCAAGCTAGCCGTCAGCGATGACACCCACCGCATCGAGGGCAAAGGCAAAGTCGTAACCCCTGGGCTATTCGATGCGCTGTCCGACCTGGGCACCGAAGAGGTGGAACTCGTCGCCGGAACCGTCGACTCCGCGGCGGAAAGCGCCCACCTCGGGGCTGCCTTCGACATCACCGGCGCCATTAATCCGCGGTCCACGTTGTTTCCGATTAACCGCATTGAAGGCGTCACCCGCGCAATGGTGGCCCCATCCAGTCCCTCCGCCTGGCTCAGCACACCTGACGGCAGCCTGTTCGCCGGCCGGGGAAGCATCGTGCATCTGGCCGCCGCGCGTGACGTGGTGCTCAAGCCACGTGCCGCACTGTTCGTCACTCTGGGCGAGCACGGGGCCGATTTTGCCGGTGGGTCCCGCGCGGGCACGCTCGGACAATTACGCGAGGCCCTGGAGGACGCCCAGGCCTGGGCGGCTCTCCCCGAGTCCCAGCAGGCCGTGGCCAATCCCGGATACGCGGTGCGACGCCCGGCTCGCGAAGTGCTGCAACAGGCACTCTCTGGCGACTTGCCCGTGGTCGCGCGGGTTGATCGCGCCTCCGACATTCAGGCTGTACTGGACCTCGGTGAAGCCTTCGGCCTACGCCTGATTATTGCCGGCGGCACCGAAGCCTGGATGCTGGCAGATGCGCTGGCGAATGCGTCGGTCCCGGTGATTCTCGATCCAACAGCCAACCTCCCGGCCAATTTCGAGCAGTTGGGTGCGCGAGCCGATGCCGCCGCCATTCTGCACCGGGCCGGCGTGCTCATCGCCATCACCCAGGATGGCGAGTCACATCAGTCACGGAACATCCGGCAGCTGGCAGGCAACGCCGTGGCGCATGGCCTGGATTGGGATGCGGCCCTGGCGGCCATTACGGTGAACCCGGCGAAGATTTACGGCCTGCAGCATGCGCAAGCGGGCGTCATGCCCGGTCAGCGAGCTCATGTCGTGGTCTGGTCAGGCGACCCGCTGGAGCTGACCACCGCGGCGGAGGCCGTCATCATCGAGGGGCGCCTTCAATCGATGACCAGCCGGCAGACCCTGCTGCGTGATCGCTACCTCAAGACCGACGACCCATGGCCGCCGGCCTACCGACAACCGTCCTCACCGTAG
- a CDS encoding DUF1501 domain-containing protein, which translates to MNRRDLLQLLGSAGLATIAPLGSTARAQSAPNRHFVFVNAGGGWDPTSLCDPKGHAERPDGRGPVNHYRADQIGTVGGTDLRYAPFPDPELATSTLRDDNPITSFDAFFQDVGPELLVINGIDTETNNHDTGSRTVWSGSEAQNQPALAALIAQAQAPDSPLAFISNGGYDYANGHIAPTRLSGTSVFRELSHPNRSNTNDNADLANEQTYFLPDAVDAAIARARADRMARLAQQSALPMRRAAANALFTVQGGDSSLSRLIEFLPGDVSSGLRGQAELAVAAFQAQVAVCANLTTGGFDTHGNHDRDATYRMAVLIDGVHHLWRSLRDAGIADRTTVLIGSDFGRTPFYNDGNGKDHWNATSLMAFGAGVAGGRVVGGTDANFTERRIDPTTLRATDDGGLRLRFAHVHRAARRLAAVDGNAVVRAYPLDAEDLDLFG; encoded by the coding sequence ATGAATCGACGCGACCTCTTGCAGCTGCTGGGCTCTGCGGGCCTGGCGACCATCGCCCCGCTGGGTTCGACAGCCCGCGCCCAGTCTGCGCCCAACCGCCACTTCGTGTTCGTCAATGCCGGTGGGGGCTGGGATCCGACCAGTCTTTGCGATCCGAAGGGCCATGCGGAGCGGCCCGATGGCCGCGGCCCGGTCAATCACTATCGTGCCGACCAGATCGGTACCGTCGGTGGCACGGATCTCCGCTACGCGCCGTTCCCCGATCCCGAGTTGGCGACCTCGACCCTGCGTGACGACAACCCCATCACCAGTTTTGATGCCTTTTTTCAGGATGTCGGGCCTGAGTTGCTGGTCATCAACGGGATCGACACCGAGACCAACAATCACGACACCGGCTCCCGCACCGTTTGGAGCGGCTCGGAAGCGCAGAACCAGCCGGCGTTGGCGGCGCTGATTGCCCAGGCCCAGGCGCCCGACAGTCCGTTGGCGTTCATCAGTAATGGCGGCTACGACTATGCCAACGGGCATATCGCGCCGACGCGACTGTCGGGCACCAGCGTGTTCCGGGAGCTGTCGCATCCGAATCGCTCGAACACGAACGACAATGCCGATCTCGCCAACGAGCAGACATATTTTTTGCCCGATGCCGTCGATGCGGCCATTGCCCGCGCCCGCGCGGATCGCATGGCGCGCCTGGCCCAGCAGTCGGCATTGCCGATGCGACGGGCGGCCGCCAATGCCCTCTTTACGGTGCAGGGCGGCGATAGCAGTCTGTCGCGCCTGATCGAATTTCTGCCCGGTGACGTCTCCAGCGGTCTACGCGGTCAGGCCGAGCTGGCCGTTGCCGCGTTCCAGGCGCAGGTCGCCGTCTGCGCCAACCTGACCACCGGCGGTTTTGATACCCACGGCAACCATGATCGCGATGCCACCTATCGCATGGCGGTGCTGATCGATGGGGTGCATCACCTGTGGCGTAGCCTGCGTGATGCCGGCATTGCGGACCGCACGACCGTATTGATCGGCTCGGACTTCGGCCGCACGCCGTTCTATAACGACGGCAACGGCAAGGATCACTGGAACGCCACCAGCCTGATGGCGTTTGGGGCCGGGGTGGCGGGCGGTCGAGTCGTCGGTGGGACCGACGCCAACTTCACCGAGCGGCGCATCGACCCGACCACGTTGCGGGCCACCGACGACGGTGGCCTGCGCCTGCGGTTTGCCCACGTCCACCGCGCCGCCCGGCGCCTGGCGGCTGTCGATGGCAACGCCGTCGTTCGCGCTTATCCGCTGGACGCCGAGGATCTGGACCTGTTCGGCTAA
- a CDS encoding M36 family metallopeptidase: MGFAIRPFAAVLSASAALLMSVPVAQASEPPSQDVTAPTNIGDTLVVEWTGTALAGASGAATNACTQGTDDSHDIVLALPDDYYDGRSLIADFHIEWPVGTNVGIVTDPDLVLTVFQDGAALGSSDGGSPEENVRVVDPAAGTLTAVVCPFFASATTDYTASLTLTVEGEAACVAAPTKAIAAASPVPASSGATGPETLRIRNFDKFLAEDATSLSAVPTTGFAGRLQHAQFDRQLGVPTFLWAEANAPSASVGALASDRDIMIAKARAHLRHESKLLNLTDALIDEAEVSFAGFNGAGPAVVRFRQRVGGLEVFQRYINVLLDRNLDPVAVSGYFATAFDPVEVANHSTTRSAAQAIAAAWGTLGGVINVLDLVPEEIDGEYTWFSLPALSGSHALERRPRVRSMYYPRANTLEPAFYVELFSRTRSGGALSAFAFVVSAQTGEILHRKNLVSDATFTYRVFADTVAPFTPFDSPLGNEQTPFQGAGPDVEVPRIPASDVLVTLESGPISTGDPWLTEDATQTIGNNVEACIDAVDTPVSGIISNPLNICTEITQDTPDIYAPTNGERTFDYTVTPDGDPSEQEAQYGAIVNMFYMVNWMHDWWYDHGFDEQSGNAQMVNYGRGGAEGDPILAQGQDASGRNNANMATPADGSSPTMQQYLFDGELNGEVKQLTPEELESFNFTGASFGPSTFDVTGTVVPVSDGVGDSDTDGCGLTDPLLGLVSTPGVPQPSLAGNIALVDRGGCAFTTKAQFALVSGASAMVVVNNVDTAPITMGNGDVPIVPVPTSPTDPLYQIPSVMISKADGQIIKDNLAAGEVTMRVNREESIDSDGTLDNQIIAHELFHYVHHRLTDSSNQQARAMSEGWGDINAFMLSARADDANAPFNENYSGAYSLAGYVTHNFWSGIRRAPYSTEFSRNAFTFKHIADGEPTPDGGDGATNSAVHSSGEIWANMMWNCYAGLINDPRHSFDEAQSRMKDYIIGGFKMTPANATYTEARDAVLSVVLANDYQDFEACSNGFAERGAGLFAVSPSRDSADHVGVVEDFTPFVCEASQGGGDGGSDGGDRVAPTGSSGSLGLGVLGVLLLMSLLFTGRRFSQSRFNI, from the coding sequence ATGGGGTTCGCTATTCGTCCTTTCGCGGCGGTGCTGTCTGCCAGTGCCGCCCTGCTCATGTCTGTGCCAGTAGCGCAGGCTTCGGAACCGCCGTCACAGGACGTGACCGCGCCCACCAACATCGGCGACACGCTGGTGGTCGAATGGACCGGCACCGCCCTGGCGGGAGCCAGCGGTGCGGCCACCAATGCCTGTACCCAGGGGACCGACGATTCACATGACATCGTCCTGGCCCTGCCTGACGACTACTACGATGGTCGCTCGCTCATCGCGGACTTTCATATCGAGTGGCCGGTGGGCACCAATGTCGGCATCGTCACCGACCCCGATCTGGTCCTGACCGTCTTCCAAGATGGCGCGGCGTTGGGATCCAGCGATGGCGGGTCGCCGGAGGAGAACGTTCGCGTGGTCGACCCCGCGGCAGGGACGCTGACGGCGGTCGTCTGCCCCTTTTTCGCCAGTGCGACGACAGATTACACCGCGAGCCTGACGCTCACCGTCGAGGGTGAGGCGGCCTGCGTCGCAGCGCCGACCAAGGCCATTGCGGCGGCATCACCCGTGCCCGCCTCCAGCGGTGCCACCGGTCCGGAAACCTTGCGCATCCGCAACTTCGACAAGTTCCTGGCCGAGGACGCCACCAGTCTATCCGCCGTGCCGACCACGGGATTTGCGGGTCGGCTGCAGCACGCCCAGTTTGATCGTCAGTTGGGCGTGCCGACGTTCCTGTGGGCCGAAGCCAATGCGCCCAGCGCCTCTGTGGGCGCGCTTGCCAGCGACCGAGACATCATGATCGCCAAGGCGCGTGCGCATCTACGGCACGAGTCCAAGCTGCTCAATCTGACGGATGCGCTCATCGATGAAGCCGAGGTCAGCTTCGCCGGCTTTAACGGAGCGGGCCCGGCTGTCGTACGTTTCCGCCAGCGGGTGGGAGGCCTGGAAGTCTTCCAGCGCTATATCAATGTGCTGCTGGACCGCAATCTGGATCCGGTGGCGGTGTCGGGTTACTTCGCGACCGCGTTCGATCCGGTCGAGGTCGCCAATCACAGCACCACGCGCTCGGCGGCCCAGGCGATTGCCGCGGCCTGGGGCACGTTGGGTGGCGTGATAAACGTCCTGGATCTTGTGCCCGAGGAGATCGACGGCGAGTACACCTGGTTCTCGCTGCCCGCCCTGTCGGGTTCGCATGCGCTGGAACGACGTCCCCGCGTGCGGTCCATGTACTACCCGCGGGCCAACACGCTGGAACCGGCGTTCTATGTCGAACTGTTCAGCCGCACCCGTTCCGGTGGTGCGCTGAGCGCGTTTGCCTTTGTGGTCTCGGCGCAGACCGGCGAAATTCTGCATCGCAAGAACCTGGTGAGCGATGCCACGTTCACCTACCGCGTGTTTGCGGACACGGTGGCGCCCTTCACGCCCTTTGACTCCCCGCTTGGCAACGAGCAGACACCCTTCCAAGGTGCCGGGCCCGATGTCGAGGTCCCGCGCATCCCGGCATCCGATGTGCTGGTGACGCTGGAGTCCGGTCCCATTAGCACGGGTGATCCGTGGCTGACGGAAGACGCCACCCAGACCATTGGCAATAACGTCGAGGCCTGTATCGATGCGGTCGATACGCCGGTGTCGGGCATCATTTCCAACCCGCTGAACATCTGCACCGAGATCACCCAGGACACGCCGGATATCTACGCACCGACTAACGGTGAGCGGACATTCGACTACACGGTGACACCCGATGGCGACCCCAGCGAGCAGGAAGCCCAGTACGGTGCCATCGTCAACATGTTCTACATGGTCAACTGGATGCACGACTGGTGGTACGACCATGGCTTCGATGAGCAGTCGGGCAATGCGCAGATGGTCAACTACGGACGGGGCGGGGCCGAGGGTGACCCGATCCTGGCCCAGGGCCAGGATGCCTCTGGCCGTAACAATGCCAACATGGCAACGCCGGCTGACGGTTCGTCGCCGACCATGCAGCAGTACCTGTTCGATGGCGAACTCAACGGCGAGGTCAAGCAGCTGACGCCGGAGGAACTGGAGTCGTTCAACTTCACCGGCGCTTCCTTCGGGCCATCGACCTTCGATGTAACCGGCACGGTCGTCCCGGTTAGCGATGGCGTGGGTGATTCCGATACCGATGGCTGCGGCCTGACCGATCCCCTGCTGGGCCTGGTCAGCACGCCGGGCGTGCCCCAGCCGAGCCTGGCGGGCAACATCGCCCTGGTCGATCGCGGTGGCTGTGCGTTCACGACCAAGGCGCAGTTCGCACTGGTCTCGGGCGCTTCGGCCATGGTCGTGGTCAACAATGTGGACACGGCTCCGATCACCATGGGGAACGGCGATGTACCGATCGTGCCGGTGCCGACCAGTCCGACGGATCCGCTCTATCAGATCCCCTCGGTGATGATCAGCAAGGCCGATGGCCAAATCATCAAGGACAATCTGGCGGCCGGCGAGGTGACCATGCGTGTCAACCGCGAGGAATCCATCGACTCCGACGGCACGCTGGACAACCAGATCATCGCGCATGAGCTGTTCCACTACGTGCATCACCGGCTGACCGACTCCAGCAACCAGCAGGCTCGCGCCATGTCCGAGGGCTGGGGCGACATCAATGCCTTCATGCTGTCGGCCCGGGCGGATGATGCCAACGCGCCGTTCAACGAGAACTATTCCGGTGCCTATTCACTGGCCGGCTATGTGACGCACAACTTCTGGTCGGGAATCCGTCGTGCGCCGTACTCGACTGAGTTCTCGCGTAATGCCTTCACCTTTAAGCACATTGCCGATGGTGAGCCGACGCCGGATGGTGGCGATGGGGCCACGAACTCGGCCGTGCACAGCTCGGGGGAAATCTGGGCCAACATGATGTGGAACTGCTACGCCGGTCTGATCAACGACCCGCGACACAGCTTCGACGAAGCCCAGTCCCGGATGAAGGACTACATCATCGGCGGCTTCAAAATGACGCCGGCCAACGCGACGTACACAGAAGCCCGTGATGCCGTGTTGTCGGTGGTCCTCGCCAACGACTACCAGGACTTCGAAGCCTGCTCCAATGGCTTTGCCGAGCGCGGCGCTGGCCTGTTCGCCGTGTCACCATCGCGTGACAGCGCCGATCATGTCGGCGTGGTGGAGGACTTCACACCGTTCGTCTGCGAAGCCAGCCAGGGCGGTGGCGATGGCGGCAGTGACGGCGGGGACCGCGTCGCGCCGACCGGGTCCAGCGGCAGTCTGGGTCTGGGCGTGCTCGGGGTCTTGTTGCTGATGAGCCTGCTGTTCACCGGGCGTCGATTCTCGCAGTCGCGTTTCAACATTTAA
- a CDS encoding amidohydrolase yields the protein MSSRWLVAPLVTLLLAACGSSTDPQDTERTPFASTYQPLPSKTTLIENATVLTGTGERIDGGSVLLRDGRIADIGTRVSAPRDAVRIDAEGRWVTPGLIDAHSHLGVYPSPSVGPHFDGNEITGNNTAGVWAEHAVWPQDPGFDTALAGGVTSMLILPGSANLFGGRGVTLKNVPAVTYQAMKFPGAPHALKMACGENPKRVYGPGRQTPYTRMGNVYGYRSAWIEAEAYRQEWDDWLALGEEADPADKPQRDLKLETLAGVLRGDILVHNHCYRGDEMATMLEIADEFGYKITAFHHAVEAYKIADLLAEREVCAALWADWWGFKMEAFDGIRENIAMVDAPAKGCAIVHSDDEYGIQRLNQEAAKAMAAGNRAGLDIAPEQAIRWVTANPAKALGILDRTGTLEAGKMADVVIWSGDPFSVYTLADQVFIDGARVYDRHDPSRQPQRDFKLGILEVNS from the coding sequence ATGTCATCGCGCTGGCTTGTTGCGCCCCTGGTCACTTTGTTGCTGGCTGCCTGCGGCAGTTCCACGGACCCACAGGACACAGAACGGACGCCGTTCGCATCCACCTATCAGCCCCTGCCGTCAAAGACGACATTGATAGAAAACGCCACCGTGCTGACCGGCACCGGCGAGCGCATCGACGGCGGCAGTGTGCTGCTGCGCGATGGCCGGATTGCCGACATCGGCACCCGGGTGTCCGCCCCGCGCGATGCAGTCCGCATCGATGCCGAGGGACGCTGGGTGACCCCCGGTTTAATCGACGCGCACTCGCACCTGGGCGTCTATCCCTCGCCGTCGGTTGGTCCACATTTCGACGGCAATGAGATCACCGGCAACAACACCGCCGGCGTCTGGGCCGAGCACGCCGTGTGGCCGCAAGACCCAGGGTTTGATACCGCGCTGGCCGGCGGTGTGACATCCATGCTCATCCTCCCAGGCTCGGCCAATCTGTTCGGTGGCCGCGGCGTCACCCTCAAGAATGTCCCCGCCGTGACCTATCAGGCCATGAAGTTCCCGGGGGCACCCCACGCCCTGAAAATGGCCTGCGGAGAAAACCCCAAACGCGTCTACGGCCCAGGCCGCCAAACCCCATATACCCGCATGGGCAATGTCTATGGCTATCGATCGGCATGGATCGAGGCCGAGGCCTATCGTCAGGAATGGGACGACTGGTTGGCCCTCGGCGAGGAGGCCGACCCGGCCGACAAACCACAGCGTGACCTGAAACTGGAAACATTGGCTGGCGTGCTGCGCGGCGACATTCTGGTCCACAACCACTGCTACCGCGGTGACGAGATGGCCACGATGCTCGAGATCGCCGACGAGTTTGGCTACAAGATCACCGCCTTCCACCATGCAGTCGAGGCCTACAAGATCGCGGACCTGCTGGCCGAGCGCGAAGTCTGTGCGGCCCTGTGGGCGGACTGGTGGGGCTTCAAGATGGAAGCCTTCGACGGCATTCGCGAGAACATCGCCATGGTCGATGCGCCAGCCAAGGGCTGTGCGATCGTGCACTCGGATGACGAATACGGCATCCAGCGCCTGAATCAGGAGGCGGCCAAGGCCATGGCGGCCGGCAACCGCGCCGGCCTGGACATCGCACCGGAGCAGGCCATCCGATGGGTCACGGCGAATCCCGCCAAGGCCCTGGGCATCTTGGATCGTACCGGCACGCTCGAGGCCGGCAAGATGGCCGATGTGGTCATCTGGTCTGGCGACCCCTTCTCGGTCTATACCCTGGCCGACCAGGTCTTTATCGATGGCGCCCGTGTCTACGACCGGCATGACCCCAGCCGCCAACCACAGCGGGACTTCAAACTCGGCATTCTGGAGGTGAACTCGTGA
- a CDS encoding DUF1592 domain-containing protein, which produces MMRVLFALLLGSVFMVACSGDYSGGDGATAPGAGAGGGGEDVPLNLAGRDQYLAQCASCHGGDGQGTPSGPTLVGCATCGSVDSLASRIGNTMPLADPALCGDACATNTAEYVLAAFNTAFDDTAAKAVLAEIVPADPVVTLRKATLNLAGRLPTAAEIHNVETGGEAELVQVLDVLMREDAFYQRLIEIYNDDLLQNKYLGGENAVNLLRASDFPQRRWYRDLGLDTEDSDQRALFDYLKAQTNDAVAQEALRLVEYIVRNHRPVTELLTADYMVANYYSARAYGAEHQQAWRRLPEPPFPEYPYDPDDYRPIRIANADYGEIPHAGVLTSAMFLNRFPTTETNRNRHRSRMVHALFLDTDVLQLSGVRPGEAVDLDSATPTLDNPACSVCHTVVDPVAAVFQNWNSRGQYQPSRLNGGWHSDMEARGFNGAAMPLAGNVDRSVAWLGEVMVQDPRFARSVVKRLFRGLTGQVPLPVPAADVPADAPERLAYQAQTVHFNALRDALIAADYRIEPVIRGIVLGPYFRADAIRSDAASTVAVHQHSGSERLLTPEMLHRKIEATLGLAWERWGHPRLTSRRGDSLAVLYGGIDSDNVITRIVEPNGLMASLQQRMAHEMACAVTARDFFRAREQRRLFLHVDHEDSLLDEAGSIDPIVRPRVEQTLQHLFWSLLGLQLDPGDQEIQRVLNLMVEVQSLGRSEYDDRINYSCDLTRHPDTGEDLPSEDKITRDPTYMLRTWQAALVYLLTDYRFVYE; this is translated from the coding sequence ATGATGCGAGTGTTATTCGCGCTGCTACTGGGCAGCGTGTTCATGGTGGCCTGCTCAGGCGACTACAGCGGGGGCGATGGGGCAACGGCCCCCGGAGCAGGTGCCGGTGGGGGTGGCGAGGATGTGCCGCTGAACCTGGCGGGACGTGATCAATACCTTGCCCAATGCGCATCCTGTCATGGCGGCGACGGACAGGGCACGCCGTCCGGGCCCACACTGGTGGGCTGTGCGACCTGTGGCAGCGTGGACTCGCTTGCCAGCCGGATCGGCAACACCATGCCGCTGGCCGATCCTGCGCTGTGCGGGGACGCCTGCGCCACGAACACGGCGGAGTACGTTCTCGCCGCGTTCAATACCGCATTCGACGATACCGCCGCGAAGGCGGTGCTGGCGGAAATCGTACCGGCCGACCCGGTGGTCACCCTACGCAAGGCCACCCTGAATCTGGCCGGTCGTCTGCCGACCGCCGCTGAGATTCACAATGTCGAGACGGGCGGTGAGGCCGAGTTGGTCCAGGTGCTCGACGTGCTCATGCGTGAGGATGCGTTCTACCAGCGGCTGATCGAGATCTACAACGACGACCTGCTGCAAAACAAATACCTGGGCGGCGAGAACGCCGTGAACCTGTTGCGGGCCAGCGATTTTCCACAACGTCGCTGGTATCGGGACCTGGGTCTGGACACCGAAGACAGCGACCAGCGGGCCTTGTTCGACTATCTCAAGGCCCAGACCAACGACGCCGTGGCCCAGGAGGCGCTGCGTCTGGTCGAGTACATCGTGCGCAACCACCGGCCGGTGACCGAACTGCTGACCGCCGACTATATGGTCGCGAACTACTACTCGGCGCGTGCCTACGGTGCGGAGCATCAGCAGGCCTGGCGCCGGCTGCCGGAGCCGCCGTTCCCCGAGTATCCCTACGACCCTGATGATTACCGGCCGATCCGCATCGCCAATGCCGACTACGGTGAGATTCCGCATGCCGGTGTGCTGACCTCGGCCATGTTCCTGAATCGGTTCCCGACCACCGAGACGAATCGCAACCGCCACCGGTCGCGCATGGTGCACGCCCTGTTCCTGGATACCGATGTGTTGCAGCTGTCTGGGGTGCGCCCCGGTGAGGCGGTGGACCTGGACAGTGCCACCCCCACATTGGACAACCCCGCCTGTTCGGTTTGCCATACGGTGGTGGACCCCGTGGCTGCGGTTTTCCAAAACTGGAATTCGCGTGGGCAGTACCAGCCGAGCCGGCTGAATGGTGGCTGGCATTCCGACATGGAAGCCCGCGGTTTTAACGGCGCGGCCATGCCGCTGGCCGGCAACGTCGACCGGTCGGTGGCGTGGCTAGGTGAGGTCATGGTGCAGGACCCTCGATTCGCTCGGTCGGTGGTCAAGCGTCTGTTCCGCGGGCTGACCGGCCAGGTGCCGTTGCCGGTGCCGGCGGCCGATGTGCCTGCCGATGCCCCCGAACGGCTGGCCTATCAGGCCCAGACCGTCCATTTCAACGCGCTGCGTGATGCCCTGATTGCCGCTGACTACCGCATCGAACCGGTGATACGCGGGATCGTGCTGGGCCCTTATTTTCGCGCGGATGCGATCCGGTCCGATGCGGCCTCGACGGTTGCGGTCCATCAGCACAGTGGCAGCGAGCGGCTGCTGACACCCGAAATGCTGCATCGGAAGATCGAGGCAACGCTGGGACTGGCCTGGGAGCGCTGGGGGCACCCCCGCCTGACCAGTCGGCGCGGCGACAGTCTGGCGGTTCTCTACGGCGGCATCGACTCGGACAATGTCATTACCCGCATCGTCGAGCCCAATGGGCTGATGGCCTCGCTGCAACAGCGCATGGCGCATGAAATGGCCTGTGCGGTGACCGCACGCGACTTTTTCAGGGCGCGGGAGCAACGACGGTTGTTCTTGCACGTCGATCATGAGGACAGCCTGCTGGACGAGGCGGGCAGCATCGATCCGATCGTTCGCCCGCGGGTGGAGCAGACGTTGCAGCATTTGTTCTGGTCGCTGCTGGGTCTGCAGCTGGACCCGGGGGATCAGGAGATCCAGCGGGTGCTGAACCTGATGGTCGAGGTGCAGTCACTGGGGCGGTCGGAGTACGACGACCGTATCAACTACAGCTGTGACCTGACCCGGCATCCCGACACCGGTGAGGACCTGCCCAGCGAGGACAAGATCACCCGCGACCCGACGTACATGCTGCGGACCTGGCAGGCGGCACTGGTCTACCTGCTCACTGACTATCGTTTCGTCTACGAATGA